The following proteins are co-located in the Camelina sativa cultivar DH55 chromosome 12, Cs, whole genome shotgun sequence genome:
- the LOC104732881 gene encoding pentatricopeptide repeat-containing protein At5g39710-like, with the protein MFISKTLIRRSLSSLASSSDSILADKALTFLRRHPYQLHHLSATFTPEAASNLLLKSQNDQELVLKFLNWANPHQFFTLRCKCITLHILTKFKLYKTAQTLAEDVAAKTLDDEDASLVFTSLKETYDLCDSTSSVFDLVVKSYSRLSLIDKALSVVRLAQAHGFMPGVLSYNAVLDATIRSKRNISFAEDVFKEMLESQVSPNVFTYNILIRGFCFAGNIDVALGFFERMEKKGCLPNVVTYNTLIDGYCKLRKIDDGFELLRSMALKGLEPNLISYNVVINGLCREGRMKETNFVLTEMNKKGYSLDEVTYNTLIKGYCKEGNFHQALVMHAEMLRHGLSPSVITYTSLIHSMCKAGNMNRATEFLEQMRVRGLCPNERTYTTLVDGFSQKGYMNEAYRVLKEMIDNGFSPSIVTYNALVNGHCVAGKMEDAIAVLEDMKEKGLTPDVVSYSTVLSGFCRSYDVDEALRVKREMVEKGIKPDTITYSSLIQGFCEQRRTKEACDLYDEMLRAGLPPDQFTYTALINAYCMEGDLEKALQLHNEMVEKGVLPDVVTYSVLINGLNKQARTREAKRLLLKLFYEDSVPSDVTYHTLIENCSNIEFKSVISLIKGFCMKGMMAEADRVFESMLEKNHKPDGTAYNVMIHGHCRGGDVRKAYSLYKEMVKSGFLLHTVTVIALVKALHKEGKVDELNSVIENVLRSCELSEAEQAKVLVEINHREGNMDVVLDVLAEMAKDGFLPNGKS; encoded by the coding sequence ATGTTTATctctaaaaccctaattcgaCGATCGCTCTCTagcttagcttcttcttcagattcaaTTCTTGCCGATAAAGCTTTAACCTTTCTCAGACGTCATCCTTACCAACTTCATCACCTCTCTGCAACTTTCACTCCGGAAGCAGCTTCGAATCTTCTCCTCAAATCTCAGAACGATCAAGAATTGGTCCTCAAGTTCCTAAATTGGGCGAACCCACATCAGTTCTTCACTCTCCGTTGCAAATGCATCACTCTCCACATCCTCACCAAATTCAAACTCTACAAAACAGCTCAAACCCTCGCGGAAGATGTCGCAGCCAAAACCCTAGACGACGAAGACGCTTCCCTCGTCTTCACATCGCTAAAGGAGACTTACGATTTGTGCGATTCGACTTCCTCTGTTTTCGATTTGGTAGTGAAGTCTTACTCTCGTTTGAGTTTGATTGATAAGGCTCTGAGTGTTGTTCGTTTAGCTCAAGCTCATGGCTTTATGCCTGGAGTGTTGTCTTACAATGCGGTTTTAGATGCAACGATTAGATCTAAGAGAAACATTAgctttgctgaggatgtgttcAAGGAAATGTTGGAAAGCCAAGTTTCTCCTAATGTGTTTACTTACAATATCTTGATTAGAGGGTTCTGCTTTGCTGGGAATATAGATGTTGCTTTGGGTTTTTTTGAAAGAATGGAGAAGAAAGGTTGTTTACCAAATGTTGTTACTTACAATACTTTGATTGATGGGTATTGTAAGTTGCGTAAGATTGATGATGGGTTTGAGCTTTTGAGATCAATGGCGTTAAAAGGTTTGGAGCCGAATTTGATTTCTTACAATGTTGTTATTAACGGGTTATGTAGAGAAGGGAGGATGAAGGAGACAAATTTTGTACTTACGGAGATGAACAAGAAAGGGTATTCTCTTGATGAAGTCACTTATAATACGCTTATTAAAGGTTATTGTAAAGAAGGTAACTTTCATCAAGCGCTTGTGATGCATGCTGAGATGCTGAGACATGGCTTGTCACCTAGTGTTATCACTTATACTTCACTTATACATAGTATGTGTAAGGCTGGGAATATGAACAGGGCTACTGAGTTTCTTGAACAGATGCGTGTTAGAGGGCTTTGTCCGAATGAGCGTACGTACACGACGTTGGTTGATGGGTTTTCTCAAAAGGGGTATATGAATGAAGCTTATCGGGTTTTGAAAGAGATGATTGATAATGGGTTTTCTCCTTCCATTGTGACTTATAATGCTCTGGTTAACGGGCATTGTGTTGCTGGCAAAATGGAAGATGCGATAGCAGTGCTCGAAGATATGAAGGAGAAAGGTTTGACTCCAGATGTAGTGAGTTATAGCACAGTATTATCTGGGTTCTGTAGAAGTTATGATGTTGATGAGGCGCTTAGAGTTAAGAGGGAAATGGTTGAAAAAGGTATTAAACCTGATACAATCACCTACTCGTCATTGATCCAAGGGTTTTGTGAGCAGAGAAGGACAAAGGAAGCTTGCGATCTTTACGATGAAATGCTGAGAGCTGGTCTTCCACCAGATCAATTTACGTACACAGCCTTGATCAATGCTTACTGTATGGAAGGTGATCTGGAAAAAGCGCTCCAGTTGCACAATGAAATGGTTGAGAAAGGTGTATTGCCTGATGTCGTCACTTACAGCGTGCTTATAAACGGGCTTAACAAACAAGCTCGAACAAGAGAAGCAAAAAGACTCTTGCTCAAGCTGTTCTACGAAGACTCAGTTCCTAGTGATGTCACATACCATACACTCATAGAAAACTGCAGTAACATCGAGTTTAAAAGCGTGATATCTCTTATTAAAGGATTCTGTATGAAAGGAATGATGGCTGAAGCTGATCGAGTTTTCGAATCTATGCTTGAGAAAAACCACAAACCCGATGGAACAGCATACAACGTTATGATCCATGGCCATTGCAGAGGCGGAGATGTCCGCAAAGCATATAGTCTATACAAAGAGATGGTAAAATCCGGATTTCTTCTCCATACTGTGACAGTGATTGCTCTGGTTAAGGCATTGCACAAGGAAGGGAAGGTTGATGAACTAAACAGTGTGATTGAGAATGTATTAAGAAGCTGTGAACTGAGCGAAGCAGAGCAAGCCAAAGTGCTTGTGGAGATCAATCATAGAGAAGGGAATATGGATGTGGTTCTTGATGTGCTTGCTGAAATGGCCAAAGATGGATTTCTTCCTAACGGCAAAAGTTAA